From candidate division KSB1 bacterium, a single genomic window includes:
- the tatC gene encoding twin-arginine translocase subunit TatC, giving the protein MPFLDHLEELRWRLIKSIVAIVGSAIVIYFFSERVLNILVTPYNDAAKYLGKDPTQGLIFLTPTGGFMIRIKLSVFVGIIVALPIIVYQIWQFVVPGLLRTERKYLPTVIFFSTFCFALGAFFCYFIVLKFGLRFLLGFETQDLIATIAVNEYLQFITQLIFVFGLIFEMPVLAFFLTRIGLLTPDFLRHYRRHGIVGMVILSAVVTPPDVFTQLLLAGPLVLLYEISILISAAVHKKQEVS; this is encoded by the coding sequence ATGCCATTTCTAGATCACCTGGAAGAGCTCAGGTGGCGTCTTATTAAATCCATCGTTGCGATCGTTGGCTCGGCAATTGTCATCTATTTTTTTTCTGAAAGAGTTCTTAACATTCTGGTTACACCTTACAATGACGCAGCCAAATATTTGGGCAAAGATCCTACTCAGGGACTCATTTTTTTGACGCCGACCGGCGGTTTCATGATTCGTATTAAACTTTCTGTATTCGTCGGTATTATTGTTGCTTTGCCCATAATTGTTTACCAGATTTGGCAATTTGTTGTCCCCGGTTTATTAAGAACTGAAAGAAAATATTTGCCCACAGTTATCTTTTTCTCAACATTTTGCTTTGCTCTTGGCGCATTCTTTTGCTACTTTATTGTTTTGAAATTCGGACTTAGATTTCTACTTGGGTTTGAGACTCAAGATCTCATTGCTACCATTGCGGTAAACGAATACTTACAATTTATTACTCAGTTAATTTTTGTTTTTGGTTTGATATTTGAGATGCCTGTGCTGGCTTTTTTTTTGACAAGAATCGGTTTGCTGACACCCGATTTTTTGAGACATTATCGCCGGCACGGAATTGTAGGCATGGTTATTTTGTCAGCAGTCGTAACACCACCCGATGTTTTCACCCAATTGCTTTTAGCCGGACCTTTGGTTCTACTTTACGAAATCAGTATTCTTATTTCGGCAGCAGTTCACAAAAAACAAGAAGTTTCTTAA